The segment GCTTATGCTCCAATTCTTATTAGGAGATTTTACCACTAGGGGAATAGTGTCTGTTTTTGAAAAAATCAGCCGAAAAGGTCTGTGCTCAGGTAGCGGTCTCCCCTGTCACAAACAATAAAGACAAAAACTCCTTCTTCCAACTCCTGTGCTAAATGATAACTGGCCTGTAGAGCGCCCCCGCTGCTCATACCGGCAAAGATTCCCTCCTCTTTCGCCAGTCTTCTAGTCATGTCAGTAGCCTGCTGTTCACTGATATCTATAATGCGGTCTACTCTCTCTTTTTCGTAAATCTTAGGAAGGTATTCCGGGGACCACCGCCGAATACCTGGGATGTTAGCCCCTTCTGAAGGTTGAGTACCTACAATCTGAACAGAGGGATTCTGCTCTTTGAGGTACCTGGACACCCCCATGATCGTACCGGTTGTACCCATGGCAGAAACGAAATGGGTCACAGCACCTTGTGTGTCTCTCCAGATCTCTGGACCGGTAGTGTGGTAATGGGCAAGATAGTTATCGGGGTTAGCAAACTGGTTAAGCAAATGAAAGCCTTGCTTCTCAGCCATATCCTCTGCCAGCTCCCGGGAATACTCAATGGTCTTTTCTGCCGGAGTTAAAATCACCTCCGCGCCGTAAGCCAGCATGGCTTTTACCCGCTCTGAGGTGGAGTTGTCTGGCATGATCAGGGAGATCTGGACACCAAGAGCTTGGGCAATCATAGCCAGGGCAATGCCTGTATTTCCGCTGGTTGCTTCTACAAGCTTGTCCCCTGGCTTTACTTCACCCCTCTCCATGGCACCCTTTATCATGCTGTAAGCTGCCCGGTCCTTCACGCTGCCCGCAGGGTTCTGGCCTTCCAGCTTGCCGTATATTTTTACCTTCTTGTTAGGATTGATATTGTTAATCTCCACCAACGGTGTATTTCCGATCAGGTCGAATAATGTCATTTAGTTTCTTTTATGATTGCTTAGAAGCCTGGTTACCCGTTTACGGAAGTTCCTGCTGATTAGTAAAACTCTCCACTTACAACAGAAAAAATCAATTCTCAAACGCAAAACATGAGCACGCTGCCTAAAGTTAGGCAACTTCACCCCTAGTTAGAAACGGAACGTGTTTTCAACTTTCGGATAACACTCGGGTTTTTATAGAAAGAATATGTGGTACCTCTTCTTTTCCCCTCCTTTTCAAAAAACAGGTGTTAAACTAAAACAGGTGAGCTTAGGTTTGATGCCGTATTTAGAAGTAACCTAATAAAATAAAAATTTCTTAATCCTGCATCAATTTTTCTCATAAACCTTGTTAATTCTAAATACGTTATTAACTTTGAATCGCAAAGTACTTTAATATGAACCCACAGCAAGACCAACTAGAAGCCCTGCACGAGATCCGTAACATCATGGATCGTTCTTCGCGCTTCATCTCGCTTAGCGGATTATCCGGTGTTTGTGCAGGCTTGTCGGCTTTGTTAGGGGCGGCAGTGGTAAAATGGTACTTCAGCCAACATAACATCAACTACTACTATGATTTAGGCAGCTACTTAACCAATGAAGACATACAGTTCCTTTTAACTGTAGCAGCCGGTGTGCTGGTACTTGGTTTTTGCACGGCTACTTACTTTACGGTTCGTAATGCCCGCAAAAAAAACCAACGTATCTGGGACAACCAATCCAAGCGGCTGGTCTTGAATTTGGCCATCCCCTTAGCTACTGGTGGTGCATTTTGCGCTGTCCTTATCTACCATAACATTCTCTACCTGGTTGCTCCGGCTATGCTGGTTTTTTACGGGTTGACCCTGCTTAACGGAAGCAAGTATACCTTAAGCGATATCAGGTATTTAGGTATCTTTGAGATTATATTGGGTTTAATTGCCAGCATTTTTGTGGCGTATGGATTGATTCTTTGGACCGTTGGATTTGGCATACTGCACGTAGTATACGGTGCGCTGGTGTACTTTAAATACGAGCGCTAGCAGACTTGTGAAGAGATACCTTGAAAATATAAACAAAGCCTTTGAGAGCAGGGCAAGGCTAGGCATTATGTCGGTGCTAATGGTAGAAGACAAAGTAGATTTCAACACCTTGAAGGAAACTTTGCAACTCACTGATGGCAACCTGGCTAGCCACCTCCGAGCATTGGAAGAAGCAGAATACCTGCGCGTGGAAAAGCAGTTTGTAGGTCGTAAACCTCAAACTACGTACCACGCCACCGATGCCGGCCGTGAAGCTTTCAAAAGCCATTTAGATGCTTTAGAACAGCTAATTTTAAATAACAGGAAATCCTAGATATTTTTTTGAACATTTACTTTGCTTTTCAAAGTACTTTAAATAAAATAATAAAACACCTTTAAACCTTAAAAGCCATGCGTTACGAAATCATTTCTAACCTAGAAAACCCCAGACATTTGGAAAAGTTGTACCGAGGCAACAAAGCGCCCTTTAAACGGGAGTTCAGCGGAATCTATCCTGAGTTAAAAGGAAATATTCTTGCTGACTACTGGAATGAGCGGCTGAACTACGAAACAGATGATATTTCCTGGGGAACCCGAAATGAACTCCTGTTTGTGATCTTTGCCTCCCTTATTGCGGGGTTACTTGCCAAGGTGCCAGCTATGTTCAATATCAATGAGGAGTACTTTTATCCTCGCAATATCAGCTTCCTGGTATTCCCATTCCTTGCGGCTTACTTCGCCTGGAAAAACAAATTGCAGGTAAACAAAATAGCCTATTTGACGGGTGCAATAATAGCCTGTCTGGTGTATATCAATCTACTGCCAAACACCACGCAAAGCGACACTCTTATTTTAGCCTGCCTCCATTTGCCTTTGCTGCTATGGGTTATACTTGGCTTATCATTTTCAGGCAAGGAACTCAGCAACTACCAAAAACGGCTAGATTTCCTTCGCTTTAACGGTGACCTGGCGGTTATGTCAGCTTTATTAGTGATAGCTGGCATCATGATGACGGGGATCACCATTGGGTTGTTCTCTCTCATCGGTTTCAATATTGAGAAATTCTACACCGAGTATGTGGTAGTGTTTGGGGCTGTTGCAGTACCTATCGTAGGCACCTTTCTCACCCAAACCAATCCGCAACTGGTCAACAAAGTGTCGCCGGTTATCGCTAAGATATTCAGTCCATTGGTTCTGGTAATGTTAGTAATTTACCTGGGTGCTATCATCTTTTCTGGGAAAGACCCTTATAACGACCGTGAATTTCTTTTACTGTTCAATCTCCTTTTAATTGGAGTGATGGCCTTGATCTTCTTCTCCGTTGCCGAAAGTTCTACGAAAGAAAGGTCTCTTTCCAGCATATGGGTACTTCTTCTACTGTCTGTGGTAACGGTGGTAGTAAACGGGATTGCTCTTTCTGCTATTTCCTTCCGGATTTCAGAGTGGGGAATCACCCCTAACCGGGTGGCAGTGCTGGGTGGTAACGTGTTGATCTTAGTACACCTGCTACTTGTAACAGTTATGTTGTATAAAACCATCACGAAGAAAGCAGCAATAGCCGAAGTAGGAAGAGCCATCGCCTTATACCTACCGGTTTACTTTATTTGGACAATAGTAGTGGTTTTCCTTTTCCCCCTAATTTTTGGATTCAAGTAGAAGTTTCACCTCTGCAACTCCAGGAGCGGAACACAACAGAAAAATCGGTTCACATAAGTTTAAATTCTGAAAACTAAAATCATGAACAAGGCATTAAATTTTGGAGGCAGTATTGTAAGCTGGTTTTTTGGACTAGTTGTTTTTGCCATAGGGTTGGTAAACACATTCTGGGGAAACGACCCCGGGTTTGGACTCTTTCTGATCCTCCTCTCTTTCGTTTATTTTCCTGCGGCAAACAGGATGCTCAAGCTAAGGACAGGCTACTCTATTCCAATTTTAGTGAAGTTTTCCTTAGCCATTTTCATCATTGTTGCAGCTTTGGGGGTGGGCAAGTTGTTTGATAAAATTGATCTTATGATGATGGATATATAAGACCTTATTAGCTCCCTAAAATAGTTAGCTAAAAGGGAAAATAGAAGAAATGGAAAACAAATATTTCAAGAATATTTACAGAAAAACAGCTTAATTAATAGATAAATATGGAAGCCAATTATAGTATGTCCACCCTCCTCAACTGGATATTTGGCACACTGGTATTAACCATTGGAGTGTTAAATCTGTTTTTGGTGCACCCTGTTCCCGGAATCACTTACCTACTTCTATCCCTCCTTTACTTTTCTCCGGCCCATCTAATTTTCAAAAGATGGTTTGGTTTCTCTATCCCCATTTTAGTAAAAATCATTTTGGGGTTAGTCATCATCCTGTTCACGTTTGGGGTGAGTGATTTAGGAGACATGATTGATAAGCTGTAAAATTTTTGGTACCATTCCCTAAAAAAGTTGCTTTCAGTTTCTCCTCAATTATAGAATGAATGATGGTTAAAAAACTAACAAACATCGTTGCTTTCATTCCACAAACCTGATACATGATTTACCTTTTTTTGCCCATTAACTTTGTGTTACAAAGTACTTTTCAAAGCATTTACAGAAAACTAAACTTTTAATTCATTTAAACACAAAGTATATGAAATCAGAAGTCAACAGCATTCCTAATTTAACTTATGATTGGTTAACTGAAAACCAAGCTCTATCCCTAAGCAGGCCCATATCTTCTCTAATGACACTGCTGCTAATTTCCCTCTTTGGAAGCACCGCCACTTTGGCGCAGGACAAAACAGGTGAGATTGACAAGATCTTCGATTGGGCTAAGCAGGAAACACCCGGGTGTGTTTGCGCGGTCTCGCAGAACGGGAAAGTAGTTGTAAACCGCGCGTACGGATCTGCTGACCTGGAGCGTGAAGTGTCCTTAAATCCAAAAACCATCTTTGACATAGGGTCAGTAAGGAAGCAATTCATTTCTGCCGCGGTTCTTCTGCTGGTGGAAGAAAAGAGTCTTTCTTTAACGGAGGACATCCACAAATACTTTCCGGAACTGCCAGGCTACGGCAAAAAGATTACAATAGACCACCTGCTCACCCATACCTCTGGCCTGCGTGACTGGACCGGTATGTTGCCACTGGCCAATGGAAAACCAGACGCCCTGACCCTCATTCTACGTCAGCGAGGTCTCAACTTTGCGCCCGGGGAAGAATGGTCCTATTCTAACAGTGGCTATGTGCTCCTGACAGAAATTGTGGCACGCACAACTGGGATCCCATTTGCTGAATTCGCACGTAAACGCCTGTTCGATCCGCTTGGTATGAAATCAACCACCTACGTCACCAACATGACGGACGTAGTCAAGAACCGCGCTCTTGGGTATGAAAAGCAGAAAGACGGCTGGAAGCTTGATATGTATTTGGGAAATGACCGGGGCGGCGGAGCCATCCTCAGCACCGCTGGTGACTTAATCATCTGGAACGAGGCATTAACCAATGGCCGCTTAGGAGCATTTGTTAGCGAAAAACTTCAGGAACCTTCAAAGCTGAACAATGGAAGAAAGCTGGGTTACAGCCGTGGCCTGTTCCTGGAAACTTACCGCGGGGTCAAAGAGGTATCGCATTCTGGCGGAGCAGCCGGGTACCACTCCTGGTTGGGCCGCTATCCGGAGCGCGGCTTATCCATCGCGGTGCTGTGTAATTCAGACGCCATGGGTGCTACCGCACTCGCGCACCGCATTGCAGATGTGTTTTTACCTTCCACAGACATGCAGCTGGCTACTGATGGATTGCCACCCGTTTTCACCGGAGACGCTTTGGCTGAATTAAACAGCAACGCGGGATTATTCATGAACGAAAAGACTGGCGAAACGCTGCGCCTGGTGGTGGACCGCGGCAGATTCAGAATCGCTGGTGGCCCCGGGCTAGTGTCCGTAACCCCAGGTACTTT is part of the Rufibacter tibetensis genome and harbors:
- a CDS encoding winged helix-turn-helix domain-containing protein — translated: MSVLMVEDKVDFNTLKETLQLTDGNLASHLRALEEAEYLRVEKQFVGRKPQTTYHATDAGREAFKSHLDALEQLILNNRKS
- a CDS encoding serine hydrolase domain-containing protein, with amino-acid sequence MTLLLISLFGSTATLAQDKTGEIDKIFDWAKQETPGCVCAVSQNGKVVVNRAYGSADLEREVSLNPKTIFDIGSVRKQFISAAVLLLVEEKSLSLTEDIHKYFPELPGYGKKITIDHLLTHTSGLRDWTGMLPLANGKPDALTLILRQRGLNFAPGEEWSYSNSGYVLLTEIVARTTGIPFAEFARKRLFDPLGMKSTTYVTNMTDVVKNRALGYEKQKDGWKLDMYLGNDRGGGAILSTAGDLIIWNEALTNGRLGAFVSEKLQEPSKLNNGRKLGYSRGLFLETYRGVKEVSHSGGAAGYHSWLGRYPERGLSIAVLCNSDAMGATALAHRIADVFLPSTDMQLATDGLPPVFTGDALAELNSNAGLFMNEKTGETLRLVVDRGRFRIAGGPGLVSVTPGTFRRFGAFVQFMSQDEFELHFLSPDQYDLITMEGQKYRYKRVQPFTPSPADLQALAGRYTSDELGAFFDIFSGKEGFMGRANDAPGPGFSFNAINKDTYQLGGVTVRFLRDKAGKVVALDYSNPVVRNIRFTRISNLTSRR
- a CDS encoding DUF4153 domain-containing protein; translation: MRYEIISNLENPRHLEKLYRGNKAPFKREFSGIYPELKGNILADYWNERLNYETDDISWGTRNELLFVIFASLIAGLLAKVPAMFNINEEYFYPRNISFLVFPFLAAYFAWKNKLQVNKIAYLTGAIIACLVYINLLPNTTQSDTLILACLHLPLLLWVILGLSFSGKELSNYQKRLDFLRFNGDLAVMSALLVIAGIMMTGITIGLFSLIGFNIEKFYTEYVVVFGAVAVPIVGTFLTQTNPQLVNKVSPVIAKIFSPLVLVMLVIYLGAIIFSGKDPYNDREFLLLFNLLLIGVMALIFFSVAESSTKERSLSSIWVLLLLSVVTVVVNGIALSAISFRISEWGITPNRVAVLGGNVLILVHLLLVTVMLYKTITKKAAIAEVGRAIALYLPVYFIWTIVVVFLFPLIFGFK
- the cysM gene encoding cysteine synthase CysM → MTLFDLIGNTPLVEINNINPNKKVKIYGKLEGQNPAGSVKDRAAYSMIKGAMERGEVKPGDKLVEATSGNTGIALAMIAQALGVQISLIMPDNSTSERVKAMLAYGAEVILTPAEKTIEYSRELAEDMAEKQGFHLLNQFANPDNYLAHYHTTGPEIWRDTQGAVTHFVSAMGTTGTIMGVSRYLKEQNPSVQIVGTQPSEGANIPGIRRWSPEYLPKIYEKERVDRIIDISEQQATDMTRRLAKEEGIFAGMSSGGALQASYHLAQELEEGVFVFIVCDRGDRYLSTDLFG